The DNA segment tttcttttatatccTTGAGTCTTGTGCACTTCTtttcaatttattaaattacttaaaagaataaataaattattttaaatttggaagaAAGTATCAATAATGAAATGATAATATAATCCAATCGTCAAATCAAACGTTGCTCAATTATCATATAGGTATTTTAGCGACAAAAAAATTATGTAGTTTGAGTTCCTATTACGATAAAAGTACAggttaaataacaaaattgatTCATGTTAAAATCTAATGAATTTAATCCCTATTGATAAACCCTCGTAAATAGTATGTGAAGATTTATCAAATCATAGAGCCTCACGATCTTCTAGCATGTTGCCTCTCTTGTTATCCTAATTAGGTGTCCTTTACTCTTATCGAGGACCATGCTTTGTTTGTTTAGctttaatgatttatttttaacaaactATAACAACTaaatatgtaatttaatcaaagtTATAATTTCATCTTAGACAAAACAACTTCATTGATGGTATTTATggtttgataaattttgtaattttttataatacaaCGATTGAAAGTGGGAGACTAACCTCTTCATCAAATAGCCTTATGCCAAATGATCTATCTATGAAagttttatcaaactataaaaGATAAAGTTTAACTTCTAATACATAAggattaaattgtaaatttcttaaaattatagagaccaaatttataaattaacttaaaaattaaattactaaGTTATCAATTGATAACCAATAGATTTTTAAGTTATTAAgtatcatattcatatttttaaaaaccaagttaagttttaaaaacataaaaataatattaaaaaaagatttatcaaaattagtttttttcccttcaaatttgaatttcaaacttCATTCAACTCGCAACTAAATTTAGAGAAAACAAGTATAAAttagagttgttttcaaatataataaaatgagccaacttatttacaaatatatatatttttcaatatatatcaCCGACAGATAGcgatatttttctatatttaaaaatatttccaacCATTTAAAATAGACTAACCTAAACACAATAACAAAAAGATATCTTAAACTTTCTTATTCCTTTTCCTCATATGTCAATTCTATTGATATCATAAACATAATAATGCCTATCAATGGTTAAAATTAACACTCCATTAAGATATATACAATTATTTGTAGCTTTCCTGACTTTTTAGAAACCGTCATTTccaaaaggaaaagaataacATAATCAACAACagaaaaaataatgtaaaagtAAAACAATTTTCAATTATGAGAGTAATAAATGTCGGTATCAAATGTCGATTGTTGTTGTGCCATGTAAATATAatgaccggatccttacatattatggtccgaccgctacgacatgcatacttagacttttctatcataaGATAAGTTTtgataaaaatctcaaaagaacatatctaatattttattaattaggtagaaagctatataaaaaatttattttacgaaacaccaggatccataaaacattagcgtagtgatacaaaaatgcatatgcctatgaTAGTGAGCTTGATGCTTGGCCATTTAAGCGACAATTCTGCCgcctacgctgtgtccttacctacaaagtctgtaaaataggatgaatatataatatacccagtaggtagttctcacatagggtagtgaccaaatgcacaatcacatgcaacatgtcctgaaaacatatgattgggaccgaaaacatataataacatgtgatggtcggttatgcttctaacgtaaaacatatgattggtgtttctgatgattagcgggtcatgtagtcagtagggccagagtcgcatccaacatcaaccattagcataaacttaagattggactagatgggtgcaaccatacataccctgttaaTCCCTAGCATAaatttgacatagaattgggtctagagggtgcaaccatacatgccctactaaccctagaagcataacctttatctaattaaaatttaatcttatttcattGTTGTGAACGAACagaatgcatggggtcccttgtcgataaacgtattttaaacatgtaatgcaacataacaataacataattatgcaacatattaaaggtacactaccatgaaacacttaaagagagggtgagataaactacttaccttgactgcgatcctagttattccttattattccttatggtttaatcagtagagctttccctcttaaaccAAAAGGAAATGATTTTTCctactgagttttgtttgagaatgagtttaACCTCCAGCTcaaagcctcctatttatagccgtttccaactcttctctgtgtgacaactcatcctacaaatggcttctttaaaattacttaggttaatttcttttaataagacacctaattttggctaacgtttgacgtaaatggcttctttaaaattacttaggttaatttcttttaataagacaccttcaattttagggttctctatgtataatatataagatcgtggccaaattcaacgcataatccacacTTCAATCcaaaattcaacgcataatccacacTTCAATCCAAATCTCACTCGGTTTACTCTCGTGGCTCCCGCTCTCTCCAGATTTCTCGCTGGGAATCTCGCtatctccactctcgctctctccaattttctctccaatctcgctagtgtGGCTCTCTCCTtctctctccatcttttctctccaactttgcTCTCTCCCAGTTTTCTCTCCAAcatttctctccaatctcgtttctctccaatatttctctccaatctcgctctctctccagGCACTTTCTCGCTGATTCtaccccttattcattatttttggataattaataaatttgttattttttccaattctaaatttccgcccgattttcctattaaatttatttattttcctgctttctaaattagggttcaAGTATTACATTTACTAcctcttaaataaaatttcgtcctgcttaacatttgacatttaatttcctgtagtgtatgcgtacaaatttgggttgttataCGATCCACTACCTTGAAAGCAAAATTTGATATAACTTCGATGTTATATCGCATATGCTGACCCCAAGGTTAACACAACCTCCCAATTCAAGCATACACTCACCAGAGAAAGGAATAAAATCGTCGAAAATTATGCTAAAAACAGTATGGAAAGACAATGAAGAAAATCACCAAACAGTAGAAAAATTGGATCCGAATATTTTGGAAAAGCCTCGCTAtttatgaagaagatgatgagcAGCTAGAACACCCAATGGATGAAAAAACGGGCATAAAGAAAAACGggcaaaaaatatttaattatatccaaTAATTATGGATCTGAATTTAAttgaaacattttaataaaaaggGTAAAATTTAAATAGAGGGATAATAAAAAGTTGCATCTTTTTTTCGCTCGAGTGCAGTTACCGGAACCTGCCCGTCCGACCCGACGGTGGTGCACGGGAAAAGATCCAACTTCAACCACAACTACAGTTTAGAAATTCTCGTCGCATTGCttaatatttatactatattGAGAATGCTTATTTTTTCAATGTGGTACAAAGTATCTCACTTGACTTTGGGCCCAATAAGTTCTCAATAACAAGACCCACTGTTTAGAGGAAAGTACTTCTCAATACCAAAGTATGAAACTTGAGCTTTAATCTCTTAATATCAAGTGTTATAGTTTTAACAACAAAAAGTACATTttaataagtagaaaattagTAAACAACATACCAACTACAGTAAACTCGTCTAAAGTAACAGTGATTGTAATAACTAATATAGGtatcaatcaaaattgttcCAGAAAATGATTAAGCATCTGGAGATCAAATCTAAGCATGATGATAATGATGTAGTTTATACAATAATACCTTTCCAGCAGCATTTCCCACAGCCATGTAACCTCCTTCAGGACTGAAATCCAAACATGAAGGATACTGAAGGTTCTTCTTCGGTGGCGGCCAGTTCGAAAATATAGTAAAAGAAGGAACATGTATCAACTTCAAACTACTTTTCTTCATTCTTGAACAGATAGCCAATATTTGAGCGTCATGATTGAATTTAAGAAAGTCTACCTTGGTGGTCAGATTCTCAATGGCTCTCAATGGCTTCTTCTTGCCCCCTAAGAATTCTTGTCTATTATAGATGTTAACAATGCCACTATCAGAACCAGCTGCAAACAATGCTCCATTTGGAGAGGTACATAATGCAGTACCATTGATGCAACCTTCGTCGACACCCTTGTGGATGCATGTTCTTGTTCTTAAATCCCAGTGGTAGACCTGCCCGTCACCACCGGAGCTCAGTAGCTGTCGTCCATCATCTGCGAATGCCAAAGAACGAACACTTCCATTCATCTTAAGCGTCCCGATGAGCTCCTTTGTTTTGGTTGACACTAACAGGATATAACCTTCATTACCAATAAATGCAATTGTGCTAGAATCAGGGGAAACTTCAAAAACTTCAAGGCTTTTCTCGTCTCTACCTACAAGAGGACCAATTTTATCTACTTTTGCTTTCACTAGATCGAGGCTATAGAAGAACTTTCTCCTCCCAGCTATGATAACCTGAGATCCATTAGGCAAAAATGATGCCTTTTGAATGGGGCAATCCTCAAGAAAAATGCTCTGAATTTTCATATTCCGTTTACCATCAATCTGAAAAAATCTAAGCTTTCGATCCAACCCAGTGGCTAGTAGTAACTGAGCATTGTGATGAAACTGAACCGAATTGATAGGACCATTAGATGGCTCCTCTGCATTAGCATCTACAAGTCTTGAGTATTCAAGAAGTCCAGGCAACAATTTTGCACCTCTCTTCACAGCGAGATTCTCACTTGTTCGGAGGATATCATCGATAGAATCGACATTATCATGACCATCAGCCAATGTAACTGCACTTTCATCATCTGATGATTGATCATCGTCATCACTGCCACCCCTGGATTGTGCATCAAGTTGAGCCCACTCGGTACCTGGGTTTAGCTTGGCATGCTGAGCCCTCAGTCTTAACACGTACTCTGAGCCAGATATCGAattctcatcttcttccttcctcAATTTTCTCAGTCTACTAACATTAGTAATATTAACCGTTGCCTTCTCCTCTTCCTCGTCGACCCATGCTGGTTTTCTTTGCTGAGGTTCCTTCTCATTCGTACTCTCATGTATGAGCCCAAAATCACCTTCATATGCAGAAAGGGAATTGTTTGCAGAGCGATCCATTATGTACAAAGCAGGAACTTTCTCATCAGAACTAAAACCATTTTGCTCTTCATCCTTCCCAAATTCAACAGGGGAATAGAGTGATCCAAAAAGAAAGGTTTCAAGCTTCTTCATTTCCTTTTGTTGTTCTTTTACTAgttgttcatcttctttcttgtgctctttctttctcttctttacCCTAGTAGTATCTAGACCAGAGTTTTCTACATCACTAGCATCTACGTTTCTCAACGGAGATGACAAGCCAACAATATTCTCCCCTGTAACATTCTCCATACTACTAATTACAGCAACATTTTGTGATATTAAACTCATCTTCCACTCAGCTCCTGCAAAATCAATCATACCGACAAGTTAACCAAAAATGCATCAGAAGTAAAAGAACTCATGACCCATAAGCTCAAGTTATTCCTTCATGTAAATTGTGCCTTTAGTCTTAATTTCTGAAATTAAGCAGTTGAATTCTACAATACAGAAGAAAAATAATTCACATTCATTGAACACGGTGATTGGTTCATCACCATTTGATTGAAAGATTACTCTTCATGAATAATTGAAAAGTATGTCTGAACTTATGctctcatttaaaacaaaaaattcaaagtatCATTGGCTACTGtattaattaattgagggaGAGATTTCAATCAATCAAGCTAGGAATTAAAAGAGAATGGGatggattaattagaagttgaagtacctaaagaaaactaaaatcacCATCCTCAACAAAAACTTGCAATcagtttataatatataaaacatacatcatattacaaaaaaacaaaaaggaaaaaagagaaattaattAACCTAAACAAGCCCAAAAATATTGCAGCAAAATCTGAAAACAAAAGGGACAACCAAATTCTTCTGCCCTCTAAAAGAAAACCCCatcatagaaaaaatatctCCACATCCTTTGCTCTCCACACGAATAAGGTCGAATTTTCAGTACTATATGGAATGAATATGATCATtaccaaaaaaaatttaaaagaatcaTGAGCAGAATTTGAAATCAACATTCATACTCATAAGATTCATAAGAAAAACAGAAAACATGTATGTTCCAAGAAAAACGAGAGCGacccaacaaaaaaaaagcTCAATTTCAGCGCTTGATCACTTCATAATTCAATAGATGAAGTTCCCATAATGTAATCTTTTGGAGCTATGGAGTAACACAGCGTATTGTAAGTAAGTTCATAGAGAAATAAAGCAAAATACCTTGAGCCTTGAGGAAGACAAGATCGGAACAGAGTCGGAGAAGGAGACGAGGAAAGGGCAGTCGGCGCGGCAGCAGTCTAACACTAACAAAGGAAGAAGAGAACctaatttcttatttctttattattttgtcGGTTTTCACtccgttttcaaattcaaaaccaaaCCGAACCAAATAATTTGGttctcttattattttaaattgaacacaataattttttgtttgttttagtaaATTTTTGGTGTAGTTCGGTTTTAAATAATAAGAACgaaatgatatcaaaataattagtTATGATTCGATCTGGCCCTGTGGATATGAATGTTGTAATATTGCTGCTATCATAGAAGTTATTGTTGCTTATTCTAATTCGATAAGGATCCTTATGAATTGTCTGGATGGAGGTGCATATTTTGCGAGATCGTAGTATTTGGGTGGTTATGGCTTCTACGTCTTCATCTTGGTGCTGGAAAGCTATCCTTTGCATTGAGGATGGTATGAGGTATATGGTTTGATTTTCTATTGATAATGGGTGTTGTTGTTCGATTTGGTATGACCCTTGGTTAGAAGGGGGCTCCATCCTTCAACAGTTTAGTACTACAGTTATCTTAGATGTAGATAGTTCCCTTCATGTTAAGATGAGTGATTTCTTGTGTCTTGATTGAACTTGGAACTGACCTTCTACCTTTTGGAATCTAGAAGACCTTTCCGCACTAGTACAATTGATTAGTCTCAAGGTTGGGTGGGAAGATAGTATAACCTAACTCCCCTTGTCGTTCTGATGTATTTCGATCGCTAATGCTTGGGAGTCATTACATCCTAAACATCCTATGGTGTCTTAGGCTAGCCTTCTTTAGTTTAGGGAGAATTATACCTAGTCATGCTTTCATTTCTCGGCTTATTATTCGAAATAGGTTGCAGACACGTATCGTGTTAGACGATGGTACTTTGATAACTCTAGTGATTGTGTTCTGTATACTAATGAAGTTGAGTCTAGGGGTCATTTATTCTTTAAGTGTCCTTTTAGTAATGCTATCTAGCGGGACATACTTTTATAAGGAAGATGTTTCCATAGGATATCAAACTGAGATTCGAAGCTCACTTAGATTTATCATTTTAGCACGGGAATCGGTTGAGGCATAAGGATTGGAAAGTTGTTTGGTGTGTTGTTCTTTATCATGTTTAGCTCGAGTGTATTAGGTGTGTCCATGGAGTCACTTTGCGTCCTCCACAAGTGATTAGTCTAAGATGATCTAAGATTTTTATATGTTGCTCTAAGTAGCTAGGGAATTTTCCTATGGGGAACCAAAAGGACTTTTATCCTTGAGACATTTTTTCTTGAGTTGTGTGAGGGTGTATTCTTTTTATATGTTCAGTTGTTTGGTAGTTTCGTTGTCTTGTTTtgtaatattttgtttgtaGCTTGACCTCAGGTTGTGAAGCCGTTCTCTCTTTTTAACCatacattacctttgaaaataataataataacaatatttcATCCTTCattgtatttatatatttgtacTACATATAAGTTACATAACACATTTTcttgtttttgcttttgttttctCCCTTAAAATATcacaattttttcttcttaaaaaagaaaaagaaaaaaaatgagcaaagaattCTTTTTAAGTTTAACACCTTCCTAATAAATGGTACATCTTTACTACATCTAAGTTGAATTTTACATTACCAAAGAATGAGTATAATCCTTCTTTATTCTTCTACGATCTTTTTAATAGAAGTTTGAAGTATAACAATTTCGGAAGTGAAAATTGAACTACTGACCTTTAAAATAGTTATTGATATCTTTAACCACCGAGCTATACTCaaattgactatttttttttttaattgggtTTATTATAAATAGCTTTGATATTAAACTTACTAAATCATAGATGTATGGTAGGATGAGTTTCAATTATAATCTTCAAAATATTCTTTGATATATAAAAATGCTAACTTTGATTGAGACTTGACTATGTTATTGAGGAAAATGATGtataatgatttaaaatttttaaaattgactaGACAATAATTGAAAGATGGACATTCTCAGTGGTCCATTACATATATAATTACATTATTCCATGAATGGGCAACTGCATGTTATGCTTCAAAGAATGGGTGAGAAGTCTACATCTCCATAATTGGTTTATTTTTGCACAATGGAAATCTTATCTacaaaattaagcttatttaaattataaattaatatcacgTCTATCACATCGGTTGAAAATACAATCAAAATTAGTTAGTTAGATAGAGTGATGATCATGAATTTATGAAGGAAGACAACTACACTAACCGTACGAGACCTTTTGGATGAAACTAGAAAAGCAAAGCGATGAAAGATTTGTCCAAAATGAACAATATCATGATATGAATATATATGGTGATAATATTTACTATAAAAAAATTCAGTTCAGttcaattcaatttggtttGTTAGTTGTGATATGCATCCCCATCTCCATGATAGATgatgcaaaattaattttgattaaaatatcattttgattgcttatttagaatttatttaattttagtcttgGTACTtgtaaatgtttaattatagtctttatattttcaataaaatataaatttagttcCTCCAAGctcatttttattgaaattgatcAAATATTAGTAATAATTATCgagtaagaaaataaattatataaatttgtttccaaaattaattaataatgaaaatgctaatagataatataattttttaaaaaaatattaaacaataaactaaccacgttagagactaaaattaaataagtcgTAAAGTTGTTAAGTAATcgtcttttttagtttttaaaaattaagagtcAATTGACTtgtgaagaaaatattttttaaaaaattcatttttatataaacacttttgacaaaagttgttgaaaatatatttcaaaagctATTATGAGTAGTGGTTAAACACTcccattttttccaaaataacttattttttaaattaaacacttgaaaatgcacTCTAAACACATTCTAAGAatatttcttctaaattttttacatTGATTTGTATCTTTTCGAAGTACATgagttaaattctaaattctaaaaactactatttgaaaactattttttttagttttcaaactttagctcaattttttaaaacaatggttgaagaaaaaaaaaagataacaaatcaagaaatttagagagtgaaaggtatgtttattttcaaatataaaaaataaaaagccaAAATGGGACCTGAATTGTTACAAGGGTCTAGTATTATAGGAGtacaagaaaaatatcaaattgtTAGACATGCAAACACATATATATTAACGTTCTTGAAATACATAATAATGGAGAAAATTCGTAATGAAAAGTAAACATACAAAAAATAGCATAATTCAATTGATATGAAACTCTTCTATTAACGTTTTGAAATTAGAAGTTTGATTCctctggaaaaaaaaactttgcataaacacaaaataatttaataattacaaaaaaaaaagcatgTGTACATAGAATCACAATACAAAGATATATGTATTATTGATATTATACATTAACTATATATCTTTATGCAAATTAATAATCTCACATTAGCTACATCCAAATTTTACATAACTTGTGAAAATATAGAAACACCAAAACCAATCTGTCCTCAAACCATAACCATCTTAATTTGCCTTGCAAATATCAATGGTGTGAAGTTAGTTCTTGTAGTTCTTGCACTTCTCTACAGCCCTTGGTGCTGAAAACCccacaaccaaaaaaaaaatcaaaaaactATCGTATGTTAATAATATAGATTAGGACTTGTTTggtggaaaaaaaacaaaaaatttccaTTTATTATGCTTTATGATGGAATTTAGATATATAAAATCGAGCTTTGGGGTATTCTGtaggttggattggattggattgaaatattttttagacCTAATCCAATTGTTCGGGtagtaaattttttcaacccaaaccacctttattaaataatgaacccaatccaacccaatcccCAAAAATTTGAATTGAGTTGGTTCGAGTTAGTTGGGTCATTAtttaaagttttgtttaaaaaataagcaacatgttaaaatgtaaaagaatttggtTAATTATCTTCATGGATTGAAGTAAGAttaacaaattatttttaattatattatgaaaattttatttccatggtgttaaaaaactattttaaattactgtagataataaataatctaaaaaatcattaaattaagtgaaaataaaacaatatttattattattactaatgAGTTCGGATTAGCTCGGGTTAACTCGGATTATTTTTTGTGAACCCATAAACCAATCAAACccataaatttttcatttatttgaaccaaaACCAACCCAAATGAATTAATAACCAAACCAAAACCGTAcggattggattggattggattgatcaAGTTTTTTAGGTAGTCATCGGGTTCTTTTTAATATCCCTAGTTAACTTATCAAGATACGAAGATAGAAGGATCAGTAAGTGCACAAAGATATGTCAATTAAATCGACACATTCCTAATACCTTCATCACATCCCGCCATCGAAAGCAATTATATTATGACAATAATACAGAAAGGAAATACATGAGCTTATAGATAATCCAACTAGTTAACTTTCCATCTTCACGAGAAAgtttaagaaattattttaaacattaagatttgaaattggagaaaggattataaattcataaaaaaatctTACCAAGGCCAATGGCTTCCTTTCCTTTCATTATGCGTACACGCTTGCAAGATTCAACAAAcatcctatatatatatatatatatgaatggtaaaaaaaaaaaaaacatatatgatTAGTTTTATTATTCCACAATAGGGTTTAAATTCTAGTAGCTTGGTCTATAAAATTTAACATAGTAATTTGCgttatttcttatatttttaaatatatagaaaatgagtcaaaatatttataaatataacaaaatttcacctATGATAAATGCGAAGTgaaatttttcttatatttatagatattttcaacagttttatgatttgaaataattttccataaAAATTTGTCACAACGGTTTCTAAATCTAATCTAAAAATCTTGTTAATGTTTGATGACCAatataaaatactaaaaaataatattataaataaaggGTAATTGTTTTGAATGTTgaactactgaaaatattttctagTATCACAAAATGTTCACTGTCTATCTATGATGAACATCTACCATTgactgatagatgtctatcgcggtctatcgtggtctatcacagatagatagtaaaattttgttatattttataaataagttgactcatttttttttaatttgaaaaaaacccTATTAttaatcaagtcaaattttaagagGTGACAAGAAACATTTGTATCgatatttcaatatttttatggGTCCGACATCAATAGAAAGGGTGAATTGACACTTTCATTATATCATAAAAACATTCAtgaacataaataaaataactaataaAATGGAACtaatttgaatataatataaataataaacattttaactcgtttaaaaatataaaatattagtttaaattttttatttttataatttttgtttataaatattCATCGATAACATcgacattttatcaatatttttatttacatAAAAAGAGATCACTTACTCCCATGGAACATCACCAACAAGCATCCAATCACCATCTTTGTCTTGATAGGTTGGAACATAATCAGAACCATTCAAAAAATCTATTAGTTTGCTTTCATTCATCCCAGCTGCTTGGGATCCACAGTTACCTTGATATGAATTAGAGACaatgaaaatatcaattattataACATACAAATATTCACaaagtttttataatttaaaaaaatatctaataagtcaCTTAACTTTAACATTACCTGTCGgcctctaaattttcaattttccacTATAGATCTCCCGATCTTTCAATTTCgtattaacatttttaaaaattcacaaacctacgtaaaaattgaaaagttataGTTTGACAAGTAGAcgtaaatttcaattttatatctaataaatatattggttaattttttttaatatgtcaaAGGAGCTATTGAAcacaaattgaaagttcaacCTATCTATTAATTAAACACTCATTAAAGTTTAAAGACCAAATGAacacataaatttgaaaactatgGAGGAACCAAATAGCTAGAGACTCGAACTTAAAATATCAAAAAGACTATacttgtaatttaacattaagtttataaatacccCAACTAAGCATAATACATGTTTTAAAGTTTAggtaatcaattttaataaaagaaattaaggaCCCTTTTGGTAACTAtgtggtttttggtttttagtttttaaaaaaaattaaatttacaaaacttcttccacttctaaatttcttgccttgttatctacttttttattaaagttttcGAAAACTAGTCAAATTatggaaactaaaaaaaaaaaaaaaatttaaatttgttttgtttttggaatt comes from the Benincasa hispida cultivar B227 chromosome 5, ASM972705v1, whole genome shotgun sequence genome and includes:
- the LOC120078362 gene encoding U3 small nucleolar RNA-associated protein 18 homolog isoform X2 yields the protein MSLISQNVAVISSMENVTGENIVGLSSPLRNVDASDVENSGLDTTRVKKRKKEHKKEDEQLVKEQQKEMKKLETFLFGSLYSPVEFGKDEEQNGFSSDEKVPALYIMDRSANNSLSAYEGDFGLIHESTNEKEPQQRKPAWVDEEEEKATVNITNVSRLRKLRKEEDENSISGSEYVLRLRAQHAKLNPGTEWAQLDAQSRGGSDDDDQSSDDESAVTLADGHDNVDSIDDILRTSENLAVKRGAKLLPGLLEYSRLVDANAEEPSNGPINSVQFHHNAQLLLATGLDRKLRFFQIDGKRNMKIQSIFLEDCPIQKASFLPNGSQVIIAGRRKFFYSLDLVKAKVDKIGPLVGRDEKSLEVFEVSPDSSTIAFIGNEGYILLVSTKTKELIGTLKMNGSVRSLAFADDGRQLLSSGGDGQVYHWDLRTRTCIHKGVDEGCINGTALCTSPNGALFAAGSDSGIVNIYNRQEFLGGKKKPLRAIENLTTKVDFLKFNHDAQILAICSRMKKSSLKLIHVPSFTIFSNWPPPKKNLQYPSCLDFSPEGGYMAVGNAAGKTL
- the LOC120078362 gene encoding U3 small nucleolar RNA-associated protein 18 homolog isoform X1, translated to MSLISQNVAVISSMENVTGENIVGLSSPLRNVDASDVENSGLDTTRVKKRKKEHKKEDEQLVKEQQKEMKKLETFLFGSLYSPVEFGKDEEQNGFSSDEKVPALYIMDRSANNSLSAYEGDFGLIHESTNEKEPQQRKPAWVDEEEEKATVNITNVSRLRKLRKEEDENSISGSEYVLRLRAQHAKLNPGTEWAQLDAQSRGGSDDDDQSSDDESAVTLADGHDNVDSIDDILRTSENLAVKRGAKLLPGLLEYSRLVDANAEEPSNGPINSVQFHHNAQLLLATGLDRKLRFFQIDGKRNMKIQSIFLEDCPIQKASFLPNGSQVIIAGRRKFFYSLDLVKAKVDKIGPLVGRDEKSLEVFEVSPDSSTIAFIGNEGYILLVSTKTKELIGTLKMNGSVRSLAFADDGRQLLSSGGDGQVYHWDLRTRTCIHKGVDEGCINGTALCTSPNGALFAAGSDSGIVNIYNRQEFLGGKKKPLRAIENLTTKVDFLKFNHDAQILAICSRMKKSSLKLIHVPSFTIFSNWPPPKKNLQYPSCLDFSPEGGYMAVGNAAGKVLLYKLHHYHHA